The Nocardioides humi genome includes a region encoding these proteins:
- a CDS encoding beta-class carbonic anhydrase — MGDFDDLLKANRDYAETFDHGGFDGKAHAGVAIVTCMDSRIDPLRMLGLDYGDAKIFRNPGGRITEAALEALVLGVHLLNVDRILVIPHTRCAMASSTEAEIHDRIGAAVGQDITWHAFHVIADQKAALAEDVRKVTSHPLIPDSVKVGGFIYDVDTGLLNPEV; from the coding sequence ATGGGTGATTTCGACGATCTGCTGAAGGCCAACCGCGACTACGCCGAGACCTTCGACCACGGCGGCTTCGACGGCAAGGCCCATGCGGGCGTCGCGATCGTGACCTGCATGGACTCCCGGATCGACCCGCTGCGGATGCTCGGCCTCGACTACGGCGACGCCAAGATCTTCCGCAACCCGGGCGGCCGCATCACCGAGGCCGCCCTCGAGGCGCTCGTGCTCGGCGTCCACCTGCTCAACGTCGACCGGATCCTGGTGATCCCGCACACCCGGTGCGCGATGGCCTCCAGCACCGAGGCCGAGATCCACGACCGGATCGGCGCCGCGGTCGGCCAGGACATCACCTGGCACGCCTTCCACGTGATCGCCGACCAGAAGGCCGCCCTCGCCGAGGACGTGCGCAAGGTCACCTCGCACCCGCTCATCCCCGACTCCGTGAAGGTCGGCGGGTTCATCTACGACGTCGACACGGGGCTGCTCAACCCGGAGGTCTGA
- a CDS encoding MFS transporter, producing the protein MTSLLRRRTTRLAAATLTALVAAGSLTACSGDDDSPGGASWSDAGKKAKELLDGTSGIEVTLSTGDDPGVDYLSAASGTIVADPPAFEGDVNGKVAGFSVSGVPVISVDGTLWINHIALGGWSDRFQPEDLCAPDPAKLLDPSVGVSSVLTSSTDVEAGKSERGGKDNKEVFHTWSGTATGDSIRKILPCAEGDDFDATYRLDDDGYLRTARLTGTFFPDSEPVTYTIDVTEYDVEKDISAPNEPPAMSTANRLLLTFCAAAVAFAAVDTYVVVLALPDMMAGAGIPVEELQRAAPIVSGFLLGYVAMLPLIGRIADLRGQIPVLAMSLVVFSIGSLVTAISYDLPTMVAGRFLQGVGGGGLVPATMSLVAALYPVERRGLPLGIVSAVQEFGSVLGPLFGAFVLSFTSWRGIFAINLAVGALLVVAVGLVARVGRPVPTAAGSPRRLPDLVGLVLLAVTLAAGFLTFVQPGSVQRDLTWGRLFIPYVDGGSRWVTPVGLVTVAALVLLLAWCWFRAGALVDLRGWLGHLLAADLPGAGLLAVVLGGIVLAFATADPEVAVFSPQGPWLLAGSAVAVVLLVVHLRRAEAPIVPRGALRPVPAWGALVVSFLVGWALIAALVDIPLFARTTTEKDSQLGAALVLLRFLAALPVGAVLGGWLLRRVNAGALTAVGMAAAGGAFLVMGQWDADSLAGFASNVPLVVGGLGFGLALAPVNAAILATTDDDTHGLASALVVVARMVGMLVGISALTTIGLRRLYAAQAADPDLGITELGILQEQAVFRGAAVAAFAAAVLALAVFARVRTQDVDTAEALRAGG; encoded by the coding sequence ATGACGAGCCTGCTCCGCCGCCGTACGACGCGCCTCGCCGCCGCCACCCTGACCGCCCTCGTGGCCGCCGGATCCCTCACCGCCTGCTCGGGCGACGACGACTCCCCGGGCGGCGCCTCCTGGTCGGACGCCGGGAAGAAGGCCAAGGAGCTGCTCGACGGCACCAGCGGCATCGAGGTCACCCTCTCCACCGGCGACGACCCCGGCGTCGACTACCTGTCGGCAGCGAGCGGCACGATCGTCGCCGACCCGCCGGCCTTCGAGGGCGACGTCAACGGCAAGGTGGCCGGCTTCTCCGTCAGCGGCGTCCCCGTGATCTCCGTCGACGGGACGCTGTGGATCAACCACATCGCGCTCGGCGGCTGGAGCGACCGGTTCCAGCCCGAGGACCTGTGCGCCCCCGACCCGGCCAAGCTGCTCGACCCGTCGGTCGGCGTGTCGTCGGTGCTGACCAGCAGCACCGACGTCGAGGCCGGCAAGTCCGAGCGCGGCGGCAAGGACAACAAGGAGGTCTTCCACACCTGGTCCGGCACCGCCACGGGCGACTCGATCCGCAAGATCCTGCCCTGCGCCGAGGGCGACGACTTCGACGCGACGTACCGCCTCGACGACGACGGCTACCTGCGCACCGCCCGGCTGACCGGCACCTTCTTCCCCGACTCCGAGCCGGTGACCTACACCATCGACGTCACCGAGTACGACGTCGAGAAGGACATCTCGGCCCCGAATGAGCCGCCAGCGATGAGCACGGCGAACCGGCTGCTGCTGACCTTCTGCGCGGCGGCCGTCGCGTTCGCGGCCGTCGACACCTATGTGGTCGTGCTCGCGCTGCCCGACATGATGGCGGGCGCCGGCATCCCGGTCGAGGAGCTCCAGCGCGCGGCGCCGATCGTCTCCGGCTTCCTGCTGGGGTACGTCGCGATGCTGCCGCTGATCGGCCGGATCGCTGACCTGCGCGGGCAGATCCCCGTGCTCGCGATGTCGCTGGTGGTGTTCTCGATCGGCTCGCTCGTCACGGCGATCTCCTACGACCTGCCCACCATGGTCGCCGGCCGGTTCCTCCAGGGCGTCGGCGGCGGCGGGCTCGTCCCGGCGACCATGTCGCTGGTGGCCGCGCTCTACCCCGTCGAGCGCCGCGGCCTCCCCCTCGGCATCGTCTCGGCGGTGCAGGAGTTCGGCAGCGTCCTCGGCCCGCTGTTCGGCGCCTTCGTGCTGTCCTTCACCTCCTGGCGCGGCATCTTCGCGATCAACCTCGCCGTCGGCGCGCTGCTGGTCGTCGCGGTCGGCCTGGTCGCCCGCGTCGGCCGGCCGGTCCCGACCGCCGCCGGCTCGCCCCGGCGACTCCCCGACCTGGTCGGCCTCGTCCTGCTCGCCGTGACGCTGGCCGCCGGGTTCCTCACCTTCGTCCAGCCCGGCAGCGTGCAGCGCGACCTCACCTGGGGCCGGCTGTTCATCCCGTACGTCGACGGCGGCAGCCGCTGGGTGACGCCGGTCGGCCTGGTCACCGTCGCCGCGCTGGTCCTGCTCCTGGCCTGGTGCTGGTTCCGGGCCGGGGCGCTCGTCGACCTCCGCGGCTGGCTCGGCCACCTGCTGGCGGCCGACCTGCCGGGCGCCGGGCTGCTCGCCGTCGTCCTGGGCGGGATCGTGCTCGCCTTCGCGACCGCGGACCCGGAGGTGGCGGTGTTCTCCCCGCAGGGGCCGTGGCTCCTCGCGGGCTCGGCCGTCGCCGTCGTACTCCTGGTCGTGCACCTGCGCCGTGCCGAGGCGCCGATCGTGCCGCGGGGCGCCCTGCGGCCCGTGCCGGCGTGGGGCGCGCTGGTCGTCAGCTTCCTGGTCGGCTGGGCGCTGATCGCGGCGCTGGTCGACATCCCGCTGTTCGCGCGCACCACGACCGAGAAGGATTCCCAGCTCGGCGCGGCGCTGGTGCTGCTCCGCTTCCTCGCGGCCCTGCCCGTCGGCGCCGTCCTCGGCGGCTGGCTGCTGCGCCGGGTCAACGCCGGCGCCCTGACCGCCGTCGGCATGGCCGCCGCCGGCGGCGCCTTCCTCGTGATGGGCCAGTGGGACGCCGACAGCCTGGCCGGGTTCGCCTCCAACGTCCCGCTGGTCGTCGGCGGCCTCGGCTTCGGGCTCGCGCTGGCCCCGGTCAACGCCGCCATCCTCGCCACCACCGACGACGACACCCACGGCCTGGCGAGCGCCCTCGTCGTGGTGGCCCGGATGGTCGGCATGCTGGTCGGCATCTCCGCCCTGACCACCATCGGCCTGCGGCGCCTGTACGCCGCCCAGGCCGCCGACCCCGACCTCGGGATCACCGAGCTGGGCATCCTCCAGGAGCAGGCGGTCTTCCGGGGCGCCGCCGTCGCCGCGTTCGCCGCCGCCGTCCTCGCCCTGGCCGTGTTCGCACGAGTGCGCACCCAGGACGTGGACACCGCCGAGGCGCTCCGCGCAGGGGGCTAA
- a CDS encoding DNA gyrase/topoisomerase IV subunit A: MARRTKQDPLPEDFEEHILDTDIRDEMQSSFLEYAYSVIYSRALPDARDGLKPVQRRILYTMNDMGLRPDRGHSKCARIVGEVMGRLHPHGDGAIYDALVRTAQPWALRLPMVDGHGNFGSPGGEDPPAAMRYTEARMAPPAVAMTESIDEDTVDFKPNYDSREYEPTVLPSAIPNLVVNGTTGIAVGMATNMAPHNLVEVVQALRHLIQHPKTDTDGLMRFIPGPDLPTGGKIVGLDGIRDAYETGRGIFKMRATARIETVGRRKGIVVTELPYNIGTEKVVERIKVLVQSKKLQGIADIKDLTDRENGLRLVIEVKNGFVPEALLEQLYKLTPLEDSFGINNVALVDGQPRTMGLKEMLEVFLEHRYDVVRRRSAFRRGKKADRLHLVDGLLIALLDIDEVIQVIRTSDDSAAAKERLMSVFDLSVAQAEYILEMQLRRLTRFSRIELEKEQEQLRREIEELDAILGDEALLKKLVSSELADVAKTFGTPRRTVLLESAGTTAVAAAAAPLEVADDPCFALLSSTGLLARTSNADEIGTGGGRANHDVVISAVRTTARADIGVLTSAGRLLRLAVLDLPAIPPSANEPNLQGGLPLTEVLELAAGERALALTTLTTEGAGLALGTRQGVVKRVNPEVINKDEWDVIGLKDGDEVVGAVELRTGQEELCFVTSDAQLLHYPADGVRPQGRSGGGMAGVRVADGERVVWFGVLDLNSPGGVVLVTASGSATALPGTEPGSVKVTDFWEYPAKGRATGGVRCHRFLKGEDALVFAWAGPAPARAAAASGAPVDLPDATGRRDGSGTPGSQALAAAAGPLTAALGAPLAADAAPAPTGDVSG; the protein is encoded by the coding sequence ATGGCACGGCGCACGAAGCAGGATCCCCTTCCGGAGGACTTCGAGGAGCACATCCTCGACACCGACATCCGCGACGAGATGCAGTCGTCGTTCCTGGAGTACGCCTACTCCGTCATCTACTCCCGCGCGCTCCCCGACGCGCGCGACGGGCTGAAGCCGGTGCAGCGGCGGATCCTCTACACGATGAACGACATGGGCCTGCGGCCCGACCGCGGGCACTCCAAGTGCGCCCGCATCGTCGGTGAGGTCATGGGCCGGCTGCACCCCCACGGCGACGGGGCGATCTACGACGCCCTGGTGCGCACCGCGCAGCCGTGGGCGCTGCGGCTGCCGATGGTCGACGGGCACGGCAACTTCGGCTCCCCCGGCGGCGAGGACCCGCCGGCGGCGATGCGGTACACCGAGGCCCGGATGGCGCCGCCGGCGGTGGCGATGACGGAGTCGATCGACGAGGACACCGTCGACTTCAAGCCCAACTACGACAGCCGCGAGTACGAGCCGACCGTGCTCCCCTCGGCCATCCCCAACCTGGTCGTCAACGGCACGACCGGCATCGCGGTCGGCATGGCGACCAACATGGCGCCGCACAACCTGGTCGAGGTGGTCCAGGCGCTGCGCCACCTCATCCAGCACCCGAAGACCGACACCGACGGCCTGATGAGGTTCATCCCGGGCCCCGACCTGCCCACGGGCGGCAAGATCGTCGGCCTCGACGGCATCCGCGACGCCTACGAGACCGGTCGCGGCATCTTCAAGATGCGCGCCACCGCCCGCATCGAGACCGTCGGGCGCCGCAAGGGCATCGTGGTCACCGAGCTGCCCTACAACATCGGCACCGAGAAGGTCGTCGAGCGGATCAAGGTGCTCGTGCAGTCGAAGAAGCTGCAGGGCATCGCCGACATCAAGGACCTCACCGACCGCGAGAACGGCCTGCGGCTGGTGATCGAGGTCAAGAACGGGTTCGTGCCCGAGGCGCTGCTCGAGCAGCTCTACAAGCTGACCCCGCTCGAGGACTCCTTCGGCATCAACAACGTCGCGCTGGTCGACGGTCAGCCCCGCACGATGGGGCTCAAGGAGATGCTCGAGGTCTTCCTCGAGCATCGGTACGACGTCGTCCGGCGCCGCTCGGCGTTCCGGCGCGGCAAGAAGGCCGACCGGCTCCACCTCGTCGACGGCCTGCTGATCGCCCTGCTCGACATCGACGAGGTGATCCAGGTCATCCGCACCAGCGACGACTCCGCAGCGGCCAAGGAGCGGCTGATGAGCGTCTTCGACCTCTCGGTGGCCCAGGCCGAGTACATCCTCGAGATGCAGCTGCGGCGGCTCACGCGGTTCTCCCGGATCGAGCTGGAGAAGGAGCAGGAGCAGCTGCGCCGCGAGATCGAGGAGCTCGACGCCATCCTCGGCGACGAGGCGCTGCTGAAGAAGCTGGTCTCCTCCGAGCTCGCCGACGTCGCGAAGACGTTCGGCACGCCGCGTCGTACCGTCCTGCTCGAGTCCGCCGGCACCACCGCCGTCGCCGCCGCGGCCGCGCCGCTGGAGGTCGCCGACGACCCGTGCTTCGCGCTGCTGTCCTCGACCGGCCTGCTCGCCCGCACGAGCAACGCCGACGAGATCGGCACCGGCGGCGGCCGCGCCAACCACGACGTCGTGATCTCGGCGGTCCGTACGACCGCCCGCGCCGACATCGGCGTGCTGACCTCCGCCGGGCGGCTGCTGCGGCTGGCCGTGCTCGACCTCCCCGCGATCCCGCCGTCGGCCAACGAGCCCAACCTGCAGGGCGGCCTCCCGCTCACCGAGGTGCTCGAGCTCGCCGCCGGCGAGCGCGCGCTCGCGCTGACCACGCTCACCACCGAGGGCGCCGGGCTGGCGCTCGGCACCCGGCAGGGCGTCGTCAAGCGGGTCAACCCCGAGGTGATCAACAAGGACGAGTGGGACGTGATCGGCCTCAAGGACGGCGACGAGGTGGTCGGCGCGGTCGAGCTCCGCACCGGCCAGGAGGAGCTCTGCTTCGTCACCTCCGACGCCCAGCTGCTCCACTACCCCGCCGACGGCGTGCGCCCGCAGGGCCGCTCGGGCGGCGGCATGGCCGGCGTCCGGGTGGCCGACGGCGAGCGGGTGGTCTGGTTCGGCGTCCTCGACCTCAACTCCCCCGGCGGCGTGGTGCTGGTGACCGCCTCCGGGTCCGCCACCGCCCTGCCCGGCACCGAGCCCGGCTCGGTCAAGGTGACCGACTTCTGGGAGTACCCCGCCAAGGGGCGGGCCACCGGCGGCGTCCGCTGCCACCGCTTCCTCAAGGGCGAGGACGCGCTCGTCTTCGCCTGGGCCGGACCCGCGCCGGCCCGGGCCGCGGCCGCGAGCGGCGCCCCCGTCGACCTGCCCGACGCCACCGGCCGCCGCGACGGCTCGGGCACCCCCGGCAGCCAGGCGCTGGCCGCGGCGGCGGGCCCGCTCACCGCCGCGCTGGGCGCGCCCCTCGCCGCGGATGCGGCCCCGGCGCCCACCGGCGATGTGTCAGGGTGA
- a CDS encoding DUF5998 family protein: MTDRDRTAELGAAINRTGYYPEVVADAVAGAVAGEAVVSFYVHHEPTFERDEVRRHQTVIVLTPSRLILAHTDEHAGDDLLPEPYTSTSTEAVSLSAVASVVVTRMTTNPTAGPRPPAEAVLTIGWGAVNRVDLEPAGCNDPECEADHGYTGTLSSDDFSLRVSAAADGTDAVGGLLSFAASLSGLTRG; the protein is encoded by the coding sequence ATGACCGACCGCGACCGGACCGCCGAGCTGGGTGCCGCGATCAACCGCACCGGCTACTACCCGGAGGTCGTCGCCGATGCGGTCGCGGGCGCGGTCGCGGGCGAGGCCGTGGTGTCGTTCTACGTCCACCACGAGCCGACCTTCGAGCGCGACGAGGTACGCCGGCACCAGACCGTGATCGTGCTGACGCCCTCCCGGCTGATCCTGGCCCACACCGACGAGCACGCGGGCGACGACCTGCTGCCCGAGCCGTACACCTCGACGTCGACCGAGGCGGTCAGCCTGAGCGCGGTCGCGTCCGTCGTCGTCACCCGGATGACGACCAACCCCACCGCCGGCCCGCGCCCGCCCGCCGAGGCGGTGCTGACCATCGGCTGGGGCGCCGTCAACCGGGTCGACCTCGAGCCGGCCGGCTGCAACGACCCCGAGTGCGAGGCCGACCACGGCTACACCGGCACCCTGTCCTCCGACGACTTCTCGCTGCGGGTCTCCGCCGCCGCCGACGGCACCGACGCGGTCGGCGGACTGCTCTCGTTCGCCGCGTCGCTGTCTGGGCTGACGAGGGGCTGA